From the Bacillus tuaregi genome, one window contains:
- a CDS encoding sigma factor G inhibitor Gin yields the protein MEVSVLDSLAREQMEEKCVICEEEKGKGIHLYTSFICMDCERDIIITDTSDPKYKYYLSKLKKITTPEIFS from the coding sequence ATGGAGGTGAGTGTATTGGATTCATTAGCAAGAGAGCAAATGGAAGAAAAGTGCGTGATTTGTGAAGAAGAAAAAGGTAAGGGTATTCATCTTTACACCTCATTTATTTGCATGGATTGTGAAAGGGATATTATCATCACCGATACGAGCGACCCTAAATATAAGTATTATTTGAGTAAGCTAAAAAAAATTACCACACCGGAGATTTTTTCATAA
- a CDS encoding aminotransferase class I/II-fold pyridoxal phosphate-dependent enzyme, with product MDQSKTPLYNQLAFHSNKHRISLHVPGHKYGQIFPESAKPFYNELLKLDATELAGLDDLHSPEGVILEAETLLSQLYAVKKSYFLVNGSTVGNLAMIMATLTANDTVLVQRNCHKSILNGLELTGAKAVFLGPDYHAEWAVLGGVSSEVIQKAMKAYPEAKAVILTYPNYYGMVNELEEIIKLAHSRNMSVLVDEAHGTHFISGGSFPRSAVQLGADIVVQSAHKTLPAMTMGSFLHFNSERISIVALEKYLHILQSSSPSYPIMASLDLARSYLGTYTIEDHLYLSEQIKTFRERLKQLDGIRVLEYDDEGDLLKVTLQTLSQYNGFQLQTAFEQQGIYTELADPHNVLLVLPLLKENTPFPFQQIVEGIHRSLKDARIINRVEKVIEYIPVISKLVLADKEMKQLQSRKVSFIDAVGEVCAEKVIPYPPGIPILFPGELITAETVEQLAALVDSGARFQGTKHIFDHTITIFTKK from the coding sequence ATGGACCAATCAAAGACTCCTTTATATAATCAGCTTGCTTTCCATAGTAACAAACATCGTATTTCTCTTCATGTGCCAGGACATAAGTATGGCCAAATTTTTCCTGAGTCTGCAAAGCCATTCTATAATGAACTATTAAAATTGGATGCTACTGAACTAGCAGGCCTTGATGACCTTCATTCACCAGAAGGAGTCATCCTAGAGGCCGAGACACTGCTCTCACAATTATATGCAGTGAAAAAAAGCTACTTCCTAGTAAATGGTTCGACGGTTGGCAATTTAGCTATGATTATGGCGACATTAACAGCTAATGATACCGTCCTAGTCCAGAGAAATTGTCATAAATCTATTTTAAACGGTCTTGAATTAACAGGTGCAAAGGCTGTATTTCTAGGTCCTGATTATCACGCTGAATGGGCAGTGTTAGGCGGAGTATCTTCAGAGGTCATACAAAAGGCAATGAAGGCTTATCCAGAAGCCAAGGCAGTTATCCTGACCTATCCAAACTATTACGGTATGGTAAATGAACTGGAGGAAATCATTAAACTAGCGCATAGTAGGAATATGTCGGTGCTAGTAGATGAAGCACATGGAACTCATTTTATTAGTGGGGGCAGCTTTCCAAGGTCTGCGGTACAGCTAGGAGCAGACATTGTCGTACAATCTGCTCATAAAACATTGCCTGCCATGACGATGGGGTCTTTTCTTCACTTTAATAGTGAGCGAATCTCAATTGTAGCTCTAGAAAAGTACCTTCACATTTTGCAGTCAAGCAGCCCATCTTACCCAATTATGGCCTCGCTAGATCTCGCTAGAAGCTATTTAGGAACCTATACAATTGAAGACCATTTGTATCTTAGCGAGCAAATAAAGACATTTAGGGAGAGGCTAAAGCAACTAGACGGCATCAGGGTTTTAGAATATGATGACGAGGGTGACTTATTGAAGGTTACATTACAAACGCTGAGTCAGTACAATGGGTTTCAGCTACAGACTGCTTTTGAGCAGCAAGGAATATATACAGAGCTTGCAGACCCACATAATGTTTTACTTGTTTTACCCTTACTTAAGGAAAACACTCCATTTCCCTTTCAACAAATAGTAGAGGGTATACATCGTTCATTAAAGGATGCAAGAATTATCAATAGAGTGGAAAAAGTGATAGAATATATTCCAGTAATATCCAAATTAGTTCTTGCTGATAAGGAAATGAAACAGCTTCAGAGTAGAAAAGTATCTTTTATAGATGCCGTTGGTGAAGTCTGTGCGGAGAAGGTCATTCCTTATCCCCCGGGTATCCCGATTTTATTTCCCGGTGAACTTATCACAGCAGAGACAGTAGAGCAATTAGCAGCGTTAGTTGACTCAGGAGCAAGGTTCCAGGGTACAAAGCATATATTTGATCATACCATTACAATTTTTACAAAGAAGTAG
- the tmk gene encoding dTMP kinase yields the protein MKKGVFITIEGPEGAGKTTIIEMLMDKLNSEGYSVVSTREPGGIEIAEKIRSVILDKENKAMDARTEALLYAAARRQHLVEKVLPAIENGYIVICDRFIDSSLAYQGHARGLGIDEVFSINQFAIDEMMPDATFYFDIDPEIGLERINRDKGREINRLDLEGFEFHRKVREGYQILCKRFPGRIVEIDASQSVEAVFQNVEDKLLRIIQ from the coding sequence GTGAAAAAAGGTGTATTTATTACAATAGAGGGTCCTGAGGGAGCCGGCAAGACAACAATCATAGAGATGCTGATGGATAAGTTAAATTCGGAAGGATACTCTGTGGTAAGCACAAGAGAGCCAGGTGGCATTGAAATTGCAGAAAAAATAAGAAGTGTTATTTTAGATAAAGAAAATAAAGCGATGGATGCAAGAACGGAGGCGCTTCTCTATGCCGCTGCCCGCAGGCAGCATCTTGTTGAAAAGGTATTGCCGGCTATTGAGAATGGGTATATTGTGATATGTGACCGATTTATCGACAGCTCACTTGCCTATCAAGGTCATGCAAGAGGCTTAGGAATTGATGAGGTTTTTTCTATTAATCAATTTGCCATTGACGAGATGATGCCGGATGCGACCTTTTATTTTGATATTGATCCGGAGATTGGCTTGGAACGGATAAATCGTGATAAAGGGAGAGAAATTAATCGACTTGACCTCGAAGGCTTTGAATTCCATCGCAAGGTTCGTGAAGGATATCAGATATTGTGTAAAAGATTTCCAGGTCGAATCGTTGAAATTGATGCCTCTCAATCAGTGGAGGCTGTGTTTCAGAACGTAGAGGATAAATTATTACGGATTATACAATAG
- the holB gene encoding DNA polymerase III subunit delta', producing the protein MAKTWQELEEIQPVVLKMIKNSMEKKRLAHAYLFEGMKGTGKREMGLLLAKSLFCLSPIEAVIPCENCNNCKRINHGNHPDIHIIEPDGLSIKKQQIGLLQEEFSKTGVESKQKLYMIIHADRMTVNAANSLLKFLEEPFRETYAILMTEQVQRMLPTILSRCQTLSFKPLSNEHMIHKLVEIGVKEHKAPILAQLTNNLDEALELNNDEWFAQAQKIVVKLYEVLKKNSLEAMVYLQEEWFLHFKDKEQIDRGLDLLLLIFKDLLYIQFGKQRQAVFVSKAQEFEQYALQTSGRRLADQMSIILEAKKKLQANMNPQLLMEELVLRLQEGSTVV; encoded by the coding sequence TTGGCAAAAACATGGCAAGAGCTTGAGGAAATTCAACCTGTCGTATTAAAAATGATCAAAAATAGTATGGAAAAAAAGCGGCTTGCCCACGCCTACTTATTTGAAGGGATGAAGGGAACAGGAAAGCGGGAAATGGGACTTCTGCTAGCAAAAAGTCTCTTCTGTCTTTCTCCTATAGAAGCAGTCATCCCCTGCGAGAACTGTAATAACTGTAAAAGAATCAATCATGGCAATCATCCTGATATCCATATTATAGAGCCTGACGGACTGTCCATTAAGAAGCAACAGATTGGTCTGCTTCAGGAGGAGTTCTCCAAGACCGGTGTCGAATCAAAGCAAAAGCTCTATATGATTATTCATGCTGATCGGATGACAGTAAATGCGGCTAATAGTTTATTGAAGTTTCTAGAGGAACCCTTTCGAGAGACCTATGCTATATTAATGACAGAGCAGGTTCAAAGAATGCTGCCAACCATTCTATCGCGCTGTCAAACCCTATCCTTTAAGCCATTATCAAATGAACATATGATTCATAAGTTGGTTGAAATAGGAGTTAAGGAGCATAAAGCGCCTATACTTGCCCAGCTTACCAATAATTTGGATGAAGCTTTAGAGCTAAACAATGATGAATGGTTTGCACAAGCACAAAAGATAGTGGTAAAATTATATGAAGTGCTTAAGAAGAATTCCCTTGAAGCAATGGTTTATCTGCAAGAGGAATGGTTCTTACATTTTAAAGATAAAGAACAAATCGATCGTGGATTAGATCTTTTACTTCTTATTTTTAAGGATTTATTATATATACAGTTTGGTAAGCAACGGCAGGCTGTTTTTGTAAGTAAGGCACAAGAGTTTGAGCAGTATGCCTTACAAACTTCTGGGCGGCGTCTGGCGGATCAAATGTCCATAATATTGGAGGCAAAGAAAAAGCTACAGGCTAATATGAATCCACAGTTATTGATGGAGGAGCTTGTGCTTCGGTTGCAGGAGGGATCTACAGTTGTATGA